Proteins encoded in a region of the Pseudomonas shahriarae genome:
- a CDS encoding putative bifunctional diguanylate cyclase/phosphodiesterase, with the protein MKSQPDVARTAAEVVTQLPVPSRLGMLRFERLNEASWALLYLDPNCERQFGLPAVELCSLIGSPYASLMEPQARYQLHDAIQQQLTASPHYLVRYTLHTNDGQLSLLEVGEAYKQHNRHLLRGYLMVVDGLFSNLAPMPTADLEDQNSRLQIALELNQRAQQEQLQHLERVRAQQELILLLARQRYSTNNSLQEAAELITRSACDIYQIDCASIWNLEGQQLVPISAFHRADQQHHLPLPIDASGFPDYLEALQSSRAIDAGNALRDPRTRDMAESLRPLEVHAMLDASIRVDGQVVGVLCLEQSTCTRDWLSDEIAFAGELADQFAQVINNHNRRTATSALHLFQRAVEQSANAFLLVNCDGVVEYVNPSFTAITQYSTEEVHGHRLAQLPALENLSELLFDAPSSLAQSNSWQGEFKSRRKNLEPYWGQLSISKVYGDNRELTHYIGIYEDITQAKLAQQRIERLAYTDNLTNLGNRPAFIRNLDERFARDSDAPISLLLVDIDNFKRINDSLGHQTGDKLLISLARRLRNSLNAGGSLARFASNEFAVLLDNADLEVGQQMACQLLMTLDKPMFVDNQLISVTGSVGLACAPLHGRDPQTLMRNAGLALHKAKANGKHQVQVFTETLNAEASYKLFVENNLRRALTQNELDVFYQPKLCLRSGRLLGMEALLRWNHPEKGMIRPDQFISVAEETGLIIPIGKWIARQACRMSKQLSAAGMGNLQVAINLSPKQFSDPDLVASIASILKEEQLPANLLELELTEGLLLEATEDTRLQLDQLKSFGLTLAMDDFGTGYSSLSYLKKFPIDIIKIDRSFIHEIPDNQDDMEITSAVIAMAHNLKLKVVAEGIETAEQLAFLRRHRCDVGQGYLFDRPIPGSELLDRLKRYPRGPIA; encoded by the coding sequence ATGAAAAGCCAACCCGATGTCGCCCGAACGGCGGCCGAGGTCGTGACGCAATTACCGGTGCCTTCGCGCCTCGGTATGCTGCGTTTCGAGCGGCTGAATGAGGCCAGCTGGGCGCTGCTGTACCTTGACCCCAATTGTGAACGCCAATTCGGCTTGCCCGCCGTAGAGCTGTGCTCGCTGATCGGCTCGCCCTACGCCAGCCTGATGGAGCCCCAGGCACGCTACCAGTTGCATGACGCGATCCAGCAGCAACTAACCGCCAGCCCCCACTACCTGGTGCGCTACACCTTGCACACCAACGACGGCCAGTTGAGCCTGCTGGAGGTCGGCGAGGCCTACAAGCAGCACAATCGCCACCTGCTACGCGGCTACCTGATGGTGGTAGACGGCTTGTTCAGCAACCTGGCGCCGATGCCCACCGCCGACCTGGAGGACCAGAACAGCCGCCTGCAGATCGCCCTGGAGCTCAACCAGCGTGCACAACAGGAACAGTTACAGCACCTGGAGCGGGTGCGCGCCCAGCAGGAGCTGATCCTGCTGCTGGCCCGCCAGCGCTACAGCACCAACAATTCCCTGCAAGAAGCCGCCGAACTGATCACCCGCAGTGCTTGCGATATCTACCAGATCGACTGTGCCAGTATCTGGAACCTCGAAGGCCAGCAACTGGTGCCGATTTCTGCTTTTCACCGCGCCGACCAGCAGCACCATCTGCCCTTGCCGATTGATGCCAGCGGCTTCCCGGACTACCTGGAAGCCCTGCAAAGCAGCCGCGCCATCGACGCCGGCAATGCCCTGCGCGATCCGCGCACCCGGGACATGGCCGAAAGCCTGCGCCCCCTGGAAGTCCACGCCATGCTCGACGCCAGTATCCGCGTGGATGGCCAGGTGGTGGGCGTGCTGTGCCTGGAACAAAGCACTTGCACCCGAGATTGGCTGTCCGATGAAATTGCCTTTGCCGGTGAATTGGCCGACCAGTTCGCCCAGGTCATCAACAACCACAACCGTCGCACCGCCACCAGCGCCCTGCACCTGTTCCAGCGCGCCGTGGAGCAAAGTGCCAACGCCTTCCTGCTGGTCAATTGCGACGGCGTAGTGGAGTACGTCAACCCCAGCTTTACCGCAATCACCCAGTACAGCACCGAAGAAGTCCACGGCCATCGCCTGGCCCAATTGCCGGCCCTGGAAAACCTCAGCGAACTGCTGTTCGACGCGCCCTCCAGCCTGGCCCAAAGCAACAGCTGGCAGGGCGAGTTCAAGAGCCGGCGCAAAAACCTCGAACCGTACTGGGGCCAGTTGTCGATTTCCAAGGTGTATGGCGACAATCGCGAACTGACCCACTACATCGGCATCTACGAAGACATCACCCAGGCCAAGCTGGCCCAGCAGCGTATCGAGCGCCTGGCCTACACCGACAACCTGACCAACCTGGGCAACCGCCCGGCGTTTATCCGCAACCTCGACGAACGCTTCGCCCGCGACAGCGACGCGCCCATCAGCCTGTTGCTGGTGGATATCGACAACTTCAAGCGGATCAACGACAGCCTCGGCCACCAGACCGGCGACAAGTTGCTGATCAGCCTTGCCCGGCGCCTGCGCAACAGCCTCAATGCCGGCGGCAGCCTGGCGCGTTTTGCCAGTAACGAATTTGCGGTGCTGCTCGACAACGCCGACCTTGAAGTCGGCCAGCAAATGGCCTGCCAGTTGTTGATGACCCTCGACAAACCGATGTTCGTCGACAACCAGTTGATCAGCGTCACCGGCTCCGTGGGCCTGGCCTGCGCCCCGCTGCATGGCCGCGACCCACAGACCCTGATGCGCAACGCCGGCCTGGCGCTGCACAAGGCCAAGGCCAACGGCAAGCACCAGGTGCAGGTGTTTACCGAAACCCTGAATGCCGAGGCCAGTTACAAACTGTTCGTGGAAAACAATCTGCGCCGCGCCCTGACCCAGAACGAGCTGGACGTGTTCTACCAGCCCAAGCTGTGCCTGCGCAGCGGGCGCCTGCTCGGCATGGAGGCGCTGTTGCGCTGGAACCACCCGGAAAAGGGCATGATCCGTCCGGACCAGTTCATCAGCGTCGCCGAAGAGACCGGCCTGATCATCCCCATCGGCAAATGGATCGCGCGCCAGGCCTGCCGCATGAGCAAGCAGTTGAGCGCCGCGGGCATGGGCAACTTGCAGGTGGCGATCAACCTGTCGCCCAAGCAGTTTTCCGACCCGGACCTGGTGGCATCCATCGCCAGCATCCTCAAGGAAGAACAGCTACCGGCCAACCTGCTGGAGCTGGAGCTGACCGAGGGCCTGCTGCTGGAAGCCACCGAGGACACGCGCCTGCAACTGGATCAGTTGAAGAGTTTCGGCCTGACCCTGGCCATGGATGATTTCGGCACCGGCTACTCGTCCCTGAGTTACCTGAAGAAATTCCCCATCGACATCATCAAGATCGACCGCAGCTTTATCCATGAAATCCCGGACAACCAGGACGACATGGAAATCACCTCGGCGGTGATCGCCATGGCGCACAACCTCAAGCTCAAGGTGGTCGCCGAAGGCATCGAGACTGCCGAGCAACTGGCGTTCCTGCGCCGCCATCGCTGCGACGTCGGCCAGGGCTACCTGTTCGACCGGCCAATCCCCGGCTCCGAGTTGCTGGACAGGCTCAAACGCTATCCACGCGGGCCAATCGCCTGA
- the msrA gene encoding peptide-methionine (S)-S-oxide reductase MsrA, whose amino-acid sequence MVLRSEILVNKNVLPTAEQALPGRETPMNLPETHFVNGNPLLGPFMDDVGFAIFGLGCFWGAERKFWQRDGVVSTVVGYAGGFTPNPTYEEVCSGLTGHSEVVLVVYDQAKLKYEDLLKMFWELHNPTQGMRQGNDIGSQYRSVIYATTPEQLEAAKASAQAYQEELTKAGLGEITTEIDEAPTVYFAEAYHQQYLAKNPQGYCGIGGTGVTCPI is encoded by the coding sequence ATGGTCTTGCGCTCGGAAATCCTGGTGAATAAAAACGTGCTGCCTACTGCCGAACAAGCCCTGCCTGGTCGTGAAACCCCGATGAATCTGCCCGAGACGCACTTCGTCAACGGCAACCCGCTGCTGGGCCCGTTTATGGACGATGTGGGGTTTGCGATTTTTGGCCTCGGCTGTTTCTGGGGCGCAGAACGCAAATTCTGGCAGCGCGACGGCGTGGTCAGCACCGTGGTCGGCTACGCCGGCGGCTTCACACCAAACCCGACCTACGAAGAAGTCTGCTCGGGCCTGACCGGCCATAGCGAAGTGGTGCTGGTGGTGTATGACCAGGCCAAACTCAAGTACGAAGACCTGTTGAAAATGTTCTGGGAACTGCACAACCCAACCCAGGGCATGCGCCAGGGCAATGACATTGGCAGCCAGTATCGCTCGGTGATCTACGCGACCACGCCTGAGCAACTGGAGGCTGCGAAGGCCAGTGCACAGGCCTATCAGGAAGAACTGACCAAGGCCGGCCTGGGCGAGATCACCACGGAAATCGACGAGGCGCCCACGGTGTACTTCGCCGAGGCCTATCACCAGCAGTACCTGGCGAAGAATCCCCAGGGTTATTGCGGGATCGGCGGTACTGGCGTGACCTGCCCGATCTGA
- a CDS encoding O-acetylhomoserine aminocarboxypropyltransferase/cysteine synthase family protein has protein sequence MKDATIALHHGFKSDPTTKAVAVPIYQNVAFEFDNAQHGADLFNLDVPGNIYTRIMNPTNDVLEQRMAALEGGIAALAVSAGSAAIHYAIQALTRAGDNIVSTPQLYGGTYTLFAHLLPSFGVDVRFARNDSAEAIAELIDDNTKLVYCESIGNPAGNIVDLQALADVAHARGVPLMVDNTVATPILCKPIQFGADIVVHSLTKYVGGHGNSLGGVIVDSGTFPWTDYPQKFPGLNQPEPAYHGVVYSEKFGPAAFIARARTVPLRNTGAALAPMNAFLLLQGLETLALRMERHTENALKVAQFLQAHEQVEWVSYAGLPDHPHHHLAQKYMQGKPSAILSFGLKGGYAAGVRFYDALQIFKRLVNIGDAKSLACHPASTTHRQMNEQEQAKAGVRPEMIRLSVGIEAIEDLLDDLQQSLNA, from the coding sequence ATGAAAGACGCCACAATCGCATTGCACCACGGCTTCAAATCGGACCCGACCACCAAGGCGGTCGCCGTGCCGATCTACCAGAACGTCGCCTTCGAGTTCGATAACGCCCAGCATGGCGCCGATCTGTTCAACCTCGACGTACCCGGCAATATCTACACGCGGATCATGAACCCCACCAACGACGTGCTGGAACAGCGCATGGCCGCACTGGAAGGCGGGATCGCGGCCCTGGCCGTGTCGGCGGGCAGCGCGGCCATTCACTATGCCATCCAGGCCCTGACCCGCGCCGGCGACAATATCGTGTCCACCCCACAGCTGTACGGCGGCACCTACACCCTGTTCGCCCACCTGCTGCCGAGCTTCGGCGTTGATGTGCGCTTCGCCCGCAACGACTCGGCCGAGGCCATCGCCGAGCTGATCGACGACAACACCAAGCTGGTGTACTGCGAAAGCATCGGCAACCCGGCGGGCAATATCGTCGACCTGCAGGCCCTGGCCGACGTCGCCCATGCCCGCGGCGTACCGCTGATGGTGGATAACACCGTCGCCACGCCGATCCTGTGCAAGCCGATCCAGTTTGGCGCGGATATCGTCGTGCATTCCCTGACCAAGTATGTCGGCGGCCACGGCAACTCCCTGGGCGGGGTGATTGTCGACAGCGGCACCTTCCCCTGGACCGACTACCCGCAGAAATTCCCCGGACTCAACCAACCCGAGCCGGCCTACCATGGCGTGGTGTACAGCGAGAAATTCGGCCCCGCAGCCTTTATTGCCCGTGCCCGTACCGTGCCGCTGCGCAACACCGGTGCCGCCCTGGCCCCGATGAACGCCTTCCTGCTGCTGCAAGGCCTGGAAACCCTGGCCTTGCGCATGGAGCGCCACACCGAGAACGCGTTGAAAGTCGCACAGTTCCTGCAGGCCCACGAGCAGGTGGAATGGGTCAGCTACGCCGGCCTGCCGGATCACCCGCACCATCATCTGGCGCAAAAGTACATGCAGGGCAAACCCTCGGCGATCCTGTCCTTCGGCCTGAAGGGCGGCTATGCCGCCGGGGTGCGCTTCTACGATGCGCTGCAGATCTTCAAGCGCCTGGTGAATATCGGCGACGCCAAGTCCCTGGCCTGCCACCCAGCGTCCACCACCCACCGGCAGATGAACGAGCAGGAGCAGGCCAAGGCCGGCGTACGTCCGGAGATGATCCGCCTGTCGGTGGGCATCGAGGCGATCGAGGACCTGCTCGATGACTTGCAGCAGTCACTGAACGCCTGA
- the aceF gene encoding dihydrolipoyllysine-residue acetyltransferase: MSELIRVPDIGSGEGEVIELFVKVGDTVEADQSILTLESDKASMEIPAPKAGVVKSLKVKLGDRLKEGDELLELEIEGAADAAPAAAPAAAAAPAPAAEKPAAAEAPAAPAAAPAAATVQDIHVPDIGSSGKAKIIELLVKVGDTVEADQSLITLESDKASMEIPSPAAGVVESIAVKLEDEVGTGDFILKLKVQGAAPAAAPAPAAAAAAPAAKTEAAPAAAAPAPAAKAEAAPAPAAAPAPSGAKAHAGPAVRQLAREFGVELSAVSPTGPHGRVLKEDVQVYVKSMMQKAKEAPAAGTATGGSGIPPIRTVDFSRFGEIEEVPMTRLMQIGAAGLHASWLNIPHVTQFDQADITDLEAFRVAQKAVAEKAGVKLTVLPLLLKACAHLLKELPDFNSSLAPSGKAIIRKKYVHIGFAVDTPDGLLVPVIKNVDQKSLLQLAAEAAALAAKARDKKLTPDDMQGACFTISSLGHIGGTGFTPIVNAPEVAILGVSKATIQPVWDGKAFQPKLMLPLSLSYDHRVINGAAAARFTQRLSQLLNDIRTILL; encoded by the coding sequence GTGAGCGAACTCATTCGCGTACCTGACATCGGCAGCGGTGAAGGTGAAGTAATCGAGCTGTTTGTAAAGGTCGGCGACACCGTCGAAGCCGACCAGAGCATCCTGACCCTGGAGTCGGACAAGGCGAGCATGGAAATCCCTGCTCCCAAGGCCGGCGTGGTCAAGAGCCTGAAAGTGAAGCTGGGCGACCGCCTGAAAGAAGGCGACGAACTGCTGGAGCTTGAAATCGAAGGTGCCGCTGATGCGGCCCCGGCGGCGGCGCCTGCTGCCGCTGCTGCACCGGCACCAGCCGCCGAAAAACCTGCTGCTGCCGAGGCGCCTGCTGCCCCGGCCGCAGCTCCGGCCGCTGCCACTGTCCAGGACATTCACGTCCCGGACATCGGCTCGTCGGGCAAGGCCAAGATCATCGAGCTGCTGGTCAAAGTCGGCGACACCGTCGAAGCCGACCAGTCGCTGATCACCCTGGAGTCCGACAAGGCCTCCATGGAAATCCCATCGCCGGCTGCCGGCGTAGTGGAAAGCATCGCGGTCAAGCTCGAAGACGAAGTCGGCACTGGTGACTTCATCCTCAAGCTGAAAGTACAAGGCGCTGCGCCTGCTGCTGCTCCGGCGCCTGCCGCTGCCGCTGCTGCTCCGGCCGCCAAGACTGAAGCTGCACCGGCTGCCGCCGCCCCGGCTCCTGCGGCAAAAGCCGAGGCCGCACCGGCCCCGGCGGCTGCCCCTGCGCCAAGTGGTGCCAAGGCTCACGCCGGCCCTGCCGTGCGTCAACTGGCCCGTGAATTCGGCGTCGAGCTGAGCGCTGTCAGCCCTACCGGCCCACATGGTCGCGTGCTCAAGGAAGACGTGCAGGTCTACGTCAAGTCCATGATGCAAAAAGCCAAGGAAGCTCCGGCTGCCGGCACTGCTACCGGTGGCTCGGGCATTCCGCCGATCCGCACCGTAGACTTCAGCCGCTTCGGCGAAATCGAAGAAGTGCCGATGACGCGCCTGATGCAAATCGGCGCAGCCGGTCTGCACGCCAGCTGGCTGAACATTCCGCACGTGACTCAGTTCGACCAGGCCGATATCACCGACCTGGAAGCTTTCCGCGTTGCGCAGAAAGCCGTGGCCGAGAAGGCTGGCGTCAAGCTGACCGTGCTGCCACTGCTGCTCAAGGCCTGCGCGCACCTGCTCAAGGAGCTGCCGGACTTCAACAGTTCGCTGGCACCAAGCGGCAAGGCGATCATTCGCAAGAAATACGTGCACATCGGCTTCGCCGTCGACACCCCGGATGGCCTGCTGGTACCGGTCATCAAGAACGTCGACCAGAAGAGCCTGCTGCAACTGGCTGCCGAAGCGGCTGCACTGGCTGCCAAGGCCCGCGACAAGAAGCTGACTCCGGACGACATGCAAGGTGCCTGCTTCACCATCTCCAGCCTCGGGCACATTGGCGGCACTGGCTTCACGCCAATCGTCAACGCGCCGGAAGTGGCGATCCTCGGTGTTTCCAAGGCCACTATCCAGCCTGTGTGGGACGGCAAGGCCTTCCAGCCGAAGCTGATGCTGCCACTGTCGCTGTCCTACGATCACCGCGTGATCAATGGCGCGGCCGCTGCACGCTTCACCCAGCGCCTGAGCCAGTTGCTGAACGACATCCGCACCATCCTGCTGTAA
- a CDS encoding type VI secretion system Vgr family protein has translation MFAPANQSAFSLTVDGQPSDLKVLAFKGEEAISQPYRFDLELVSEQPDLDLENLLHRQAFLAFDAQGHGIHGQIQRVAQGDSGRRLTHYQLSLVPQLAYLQHSARQRIFQHKTVPQIVSLVLEGQGIQRDAFEWRLGATYPEREYCVQFDETDLAFIQRLCAELGIHYHFQHRPDGHLLVFGDDQTVFAQAAQPTGYAPGSGMVAAAPVIKRFTVRLEARTTGVNLRDYDFRKPRLVLESAALGEQLPPLEAQGYPGHFTDRTHGKHLAQRALERHRSDQRQAYGEGDQTALVSGQFLTLADHPRQAWNGLWLVTRVIHQGRQPQVLEESVGAMDEQGYRNEFFATPWDVPFRPPLPAARAPVAGFQNAVVTGPVDSEIHCDEFGRVKVQLAWDRHGQYSEHSSCWLRVASAWAHEHYGSVVIPRVGMEVLVGFVNGDVDMPLVVGCLANGATPVPLDLPADKTRSIFRSQSSPGGGGYNELRIEDRKGAEQIYLRAQRDWTQHVLHDLRLQVDHQRHVQVSGESHHELHGEEQRITHGNRLTELKQDDHLVIAGQQQVQVARYSLQAGEQISLGAGQQMVVDGGASLTLQAGGQWITLSAGGIFSSTPIQLGGAPSAATAPSPLRPGVQETLLAVLAAPLSAAQVFSFRRSAPFCEECERCNNGVCDTPQHRVGGLR, from the coding sequence ATGTTCGCTCCTGCCAATCAAAGTGCGTTTAGCCTGACTGTCGATGGCCAGCCCAGTGACCTCAAGGTCCTGGCGTTCAAGGGCGAGGAGGCTATCAGCCAGCCCTATCGTTTCGATCTTGAGTTGGTCAGCGAACAGCCGGACCTGGATCTGGAAAACCTCCTGCACCGCCAGGCCTTTCTCGCCTTTGATGCCCAGGGCCATGGCATCCATGGGCAAATCCAGCGGGTCGCGCAAGGTGACTCGGGCCGGCGCCTGACCCATTATCAATTGAGCCTGGTGCCGCAGTTGGCCTATCTGCAACACAGTGCCCGGCAACGCATTTTCCAGCACAAGACGGTGCCGCAGATTGTCAGCCTGGTGCTGGAGGGGCAGGGCATCCAGCGCGATGCCTTTGAGTGGCGACTGGGCGCGACCTATCCCGAGCGCGAGTACTGCGTGCAGTTCGATGAAACCGACCTGGCATTTATCCAGCGGCTGTGCGCCGAACTGGGGATTCACTATCACTTTCAACACCGGCCGGACGGGCATCTGCTGGTGTTCGGCGATGATCAGACGGTGTTTGCCCAGGCAGCCCAGCCGACGGGCTATGCGCCGGGTTCGGGCATGGTGGCGGCGGCGCCGGTGATCAAGCGTTTCACGGTGCGCCTGGAGGCGCGGACTACCGGGGTCAACCTGCGCGACTATGATTTTCGCAAGCCGCGTCTGGTGCTGGAAAGCGCCGCCCTCGGCGAGCAGCTACCGCCGCTGGAGGCCCAGGGCTACCCTGGGCACTTCACCGACCGTACCCATGGCAAGCACCTGGCGCAGCGGGCGCTGGAGCGTCATCGCAGCGACCAGCGGCAAGCCTACGGCGAGGGCGACCAGACGGCGCTGGTCAGCGGACAGTTCCTCACACTGGCCGACCATCCGCGCCAGGCATGGAATGGCCTGTGGCTGGTGACGCGGGTGATCCACCAGGGCCGGCAACCGCAAGTGCTGGAGGAGTCTGTCGGCGCGATGGATGAGCAGGGGTATCGCAACGAGTTCTTCGCCACGCCCTGGGACGTGCCGTTTCGCCCGCCGCTGCCTGCGGCGAGGGCGCCGGTTGCAGGCTTTCAGAACGCTGTGGTCACCGGGCCGGTCGACAGCGAAATCCATTGCGATGAGTTTGGCCGGGTCAAGGTGCAACTGGCCTGGGATCGCCACGGCCAATACAGCGAACATTCCAGCTGCTGGCTGCGGGTTGCCAGCGCCTGGGCCCACGAACACTACGGCAGCGTGGTGATCCCGCGGGTGGGCATGGAAGTGCTGGTGGGGTTCGTCAACGGCGATGTCGATATGCCGCTGGTGGTCGGCTGCCTGGCCAATGGCGCGACGCCAGTGCCCCTCGACCTGCCCGCGGACAAGACCCGCAGCATCTTCCGCAGCCAGAGCAGCCCAGGGGGTGGTGGCTATAACGAGCTGCGCATCGAAGACCGCAAGGGCGCCGAGCAGATCTACCTGCGGGCCCAACGCGACTGGACCCAGCACGTGCTCCACGATCTGCGCCTGCAGGTGGATCACCAGCGGCATGTGCAGGTAAGCGGCGAGTCGCACCACGAGTTGCACGGCGAAGAGCAGCGGATTACCCACGGCAACCGGCTGACGGAACTCAAGCAGGACGATCACCTGGTGATCGCGGGGCAGCAACAGGTGCAAGTGGCGCGTTATTCGTTGCAGGCGGGCGAGCAGATCAGCCTCGGCGCAGGCCAGCAAATGGTGGTCGATGGCGGCGCCAGCCTGACGCTGCAGGCCGGTGGGCAATGGATCACATTGTCGGCCGGGGGGATTTTCAGCAGCACACCGATCCAGTTGGGCGGTGCGCCGTCGGCTGCCACGGCGCCATCACCCCTGCGTCCAGGGGTTCAGGAAACCCTGCTGGCGGTGTTGGCCGCACCGTTGAGTGCCGCACAGGTGTTCAGCTTCAGGCGCAGTGCGCCGTTCTGTGAGGAGTGTGAGCGCTGCAACAATGGCGTCTGCGACACTCCGCAGCATCGAGTGGGGGGCTTGCGCTGA
- a CDS encoding DUF4123 domain-containing protein encodes MTPREWLAQEPLQDGEQLFVILASTSECQPVAAWRQADGGPLSPVWAGSEYAAWAEVMPYVALVSESSGFLDWVAECAATDWGWLAISSSPLPTVVEHLASLTKVRLPEGQEVFFRFWDGGYLLPILQGLGPGAGEVLAVFRRYWINGQLQEVPATGVGAARKSPWWEVPPTLLKQLGEQSSVTLVDNLLQWLAQEHPDVHDAFAPATLQHKVAYFVRPPYAGQQALIAYLAGERG; translated from the coding sequence ATGACCCCCCGTGAGTGGCTGGCCCAGGAGCCGCTGCAGGACGGCGAGCAGCTGTTTGTCATCCTGGCCAGTACCAGTGAGTGTCAGCCGGTGGCGGCCTGGCGCCAGGCAGATGGCGGGCCATTGAGCCCGGTGTGGGCCGGCAGCGAGTACGCCGCCTGGGCTGAGGTGATGCCCTATGTGGCATTGGTCAGCGAGAGCAGTGGGTTTCTCGACTGGGTGGCCGAATGCGCGGCTACCGATTGGGGTTGGTTGGCCATTTCCTCCAGCCCGCTGCCCACGGTGGTCGAACATCTCGCCAGCCTGACCAAGGTGCGTTTGCCCGAGGGGCAGGAAGTGTTTTTCCGCTTCTGGGATGGTGGCTATCTGCTGCCGATCCTGCAAGGGCTGGGGCCTGGTGCGGGGGAGGTGCTTGCGGTATTTCGACGCTACTGGATCAACGGCCAGCTCCAGGAAGTGCCGGCCACGGGAGTGGGGGCGGCGAGGAAAAGTCCCTGGTGGGAGGTGCCCCCCACGCTACTCAAGCAGCTTGGCGAACAGTCCAGCGTGACCCTGGTGGATAACCTGCTGCAATGGCTGGCCCAGGAGCATCCCGACGTGCACGACGCCTTCGCGCCAGCGACCTTGCAGCACAAGGTCGCGTACTTTGTGCGCCCACCTTACGCCGGGCAGCAGGCATTGATTGCCTACCTGGCCGGCGAGCGGGGTTGA
- a CDS encoding 23S rRNA (adenine(2030)-N(6))-methyltransferase RlmJ, whose protein sequence is MNYRHAFHAGNHADVFKHLTLTRLIALMSRKEQPFAYLDTHAGIGLYDLQGDQANRTGEYLEGIARLWGEADLPALTADYMRVLHEMNPDGQLRYYPGSPELARRLTRPQDRVLLNEKHPEDGVLLKDNMKGDRRVKVHLGEGWHVPRALLPVPEKRALMLIDPPFEQLDEMQRCAASLKEAVGRMRQTVAAIWYPVKDQRMLRRFYQDLAGTGAPKLLRVELLVHPLDTPNTLTGSGLAIANPPWGLEEELRELLPWLSKKLGQTQGGWQMDWLIAE, encoded by the coding sequence ATGAATTATCGTCACGCCTTTCACGCCGGCAACCACGCCGATGTCTTCAAACACCTGACCTTGACCCGCCTCATCGCCCTGATGTCGCGCAAGGAACAGCCGTTTGCCTATCTCGACACCCACGCCGGGATTGGTCTGTATGACCTGCAAGGCGACCAGGCCAACCGCACCGGTGAATACCTGGAAGGTATTGCCCGCCTGTGGGGCGAGGCGGACCTGCCGGCGCTGACCGCTGACTACATGCGGGTGCTGCACGAGATGAACCCGGATGGCCAATTGCGCTATTACCCTGGTTCGCCAGAACTGGCGCGACGCCTGACCCGCCCCCAGGACCGCGTGCTGCTCAACGAAAAACACCCGGAAGACGGCGTGTTGCTCAAGGACAACATGAAGGGCGACCGCCGTGTGAAGGTCCATCTGGGCGAAGGCTGGCATGTGCCACGGGCCTTGCTGCCGGTGCCGGAAAAGCGCGCGCTGATGCTGATCGACCCGCCGTTCGAGCAACTCGACGAGATGCAGCGTTGCGCCGCCTCCCTCAAGGAAGCCGTGGGCCGCATGCGCCAGACGGTCGCCGCGATCTGGTACCCGGTCAAGGACCAGCGCATGTTGCGCCGTTTCTACCAGGACCTGGCCGGCACCGGCGCGCCAAAGCTGCTGCGCGTGGAGTTGCTGGTGCATCCGCTGGATACCCCCAACACCCTGACCGGTTCGGGCCTGGCGATTGCCAACCCGCCGTGGGGGCTGGAGGAGGAGTTGCGTGAGCTGCTGCCGTGGCTGTCGAAAAAACTGGGGCAGACCCAGGGTGGGTGGCAGATGGATTGGCTGATCGCCGAGTAA